The nucleotide sequence ATATTCGCcgtttgaattttaaattgaatgtaTAAATTCCTTGAACAATCTGTTTGGTATTAAGAAATTGGACAAATTTAAGTCTTCAGTcttcttaatagtttgatatttgtaataaaGTTTTATGGTAAAAccaatcataaaattatttcaaacagaCAGAAAAATACTTTGGAGAAGTAGTGTattcattttccaaatctatctaattcaaataccaaataaacaattaataagCAATTATCCACATTTAcactaaaaaatttgaaatcagttCAGAAATGATTTTATCATATCTATTAATATAAACTTTAATTTGTCATTAGAAAAACTAGTttcatttataacaaattatactaaaaattgaGTTCAAGAATATGAGTGAAACCTGCttatagaataaaaaacaagaacCAATAAAAAgaatactgaaatttatttttttggtaatctcCTGAAATTGAGAGTCTGATAAGCAATTTagaaagcaaatattttttatgttgatgTTATATTGAAAAGCATCTTCATTAACTTCAGTCACACATGTTCCTTTGATAGACTACTTCCAGATTCACTATACCTAATAACTTTGATAACTAGTTGGAGATTGAAAAAATCCCCATGAAGATGGAAAAACATAGAATTAGATAAATTGAACatctattttttttgaaatcaaatacaTTCAGTTTGGTAATGTTAAAATAGATGCAACCAAAGGtgttaattaaatgaaaaaaaatcaaatcagaataattattattctattaacAGTAGTTTATCACTTATTTAAGATTAACGATATAACGTATTTTCCAAGAATTTATAAAGATTAGAGCTAATTTATTAACAAGTATCTGATTATAATACAGTAAATACTccatgatttttaataattgcaaaaacatttcatttttttgttttgcgaTGCGAATTTAACAtgcatatatacatacataaacGCTTTCCATATGGAAGTTTAAAATTTACTCACCATCACCAGGTTGCTGGAAGTTCACATAAGCATAACCTAAAGATCTACGAGTAATCAAGTCTCTGCAAACGCGAATTGAGAGAACGGGACCAGctgatgaaaatttttcaaaaagcaTGGCTTCAGTAATATCAGAGTGCAAATCCCCGACGTACAAAGACGCCATGGGGTAATTAGGAGCGCCTGGATTCATTctgtttattttacttttttataatattttacgatttttttggttttttgaaatattttttatatttttttgtattttaaaattattatttcacaattttctgtGGGTTGTGAAACAACACAACACCACTCACATTCAAACACTAACTCAAAACGAAATGAATGTATATAGTctacttatttatatattatccGGAAGTGACGTCTAACGAACTATAGCACAAAACCATAGAACTGACTTTCCTCTTACCAACAAAACTCACGGAAACTAGATAAGTTTGGAGTAGAAAATGTTGTGTTAGTGTGAACCGGAAATGATGTAATTACTGTGCATATTGGAgcgaataattcaaaataatattttccgtATCTGTTCGATTAAGTTAATTTCGGATGTAAAATCGATTTCATAACTATGGgtcaaaataatacaaaatcatATTTCTCTGAGTGTCCTGAGGTTATTTTAGCTATTtattaattgtaattattaatcTCTCATCTTTTTTTCTAAAGCAATGGATCTGgaattgaaattcaaatcgACCTAAGAGGTAGATGATAATCGAGAGCTCTCTTCGTTCGTTTCAGTTCATTCACATATCGTCCCTTCCACTTGGCGTCTTGTTTCTTGTTAATCAGGTACGGGGAAGCCATATTCGTTTGCTTCCAAAATCGTTGTGTATAGTATCAAtagtaaatttgttttttatagaattttaatTGCTTGGAATTTATAAAACCACACTAAGACTTCTTCACACACAAAATGTCAGACAATGATAGTAAAAAACTGTCTGGCCTAAGAGTAATAGATTTAAAGATAGAATTGGAGAAAAGAGGTCTCGACAAAAATGGCACCAAGCAAGTTTTAGTGGAAAGGTTGTCAAAGGTGAGtttagtaaaattaattttctaaaatccttttccaagaataaatattgttatatcCTATCAActaaatattgtattgaaaatttttaattaaattaatttattcttatCACCAACGGGTTAAGCGTCAAACATGTGTGTTATGTAtagatttgtttttcttatttaaaaattttctcaacgATCATAGGTCTATAAGTTGAAAGTGACATGCTAGCCgccaattattattatatgaatcAATGGTGGTAGAAGAGCAGCATTTTGATGTTGACAAACCTGCTTGGTTGTGTAACAAATAGAAAAGTTTATGATGAAAGGACTCCAAACACAAAACCTTTctctaaaaaaacaatataaaagttaTGAGTGTTTGAACATGGAAATATCACAAACAAGTTGATATAATGCACAGTTATGCTGTCTGACTCTTGAGTCAAATACAAAATACTTCTTAAATTCATTAGTAGATTAGGTTGAGTTTAGTAAGAATAATTGAAATAGCCACTACATCACTCGAGGGCGTGGTCCCTATTATCAGCTTAAGAAAATTTAGGAAGATCAACTCCTCAACCATTCATATCCATCtctaattaaagaaattattgcACATTATTGTAAtcatttgatcaatttttttaaataactaaaataattcttatttttagGCAATCTCTGATGAAGGTTTTGATCCCGAAACATATGTATTTGATGATTCTGAGAAGAAAAAAGATTCAACTCGTAAGTATTATATATTAGTAAATAGGTAGAAAGACTGACTCAATGAcacatttatagtttttattgttggcaatttaaatgaaatgtttacaaaaaaatttatataggttTGTTGAAATCTACATGTCCTTGTCCAATTTTAATATGTAGTCAAGATGAACAGTCTTTACAGGAATATTTAgtgttcattaaaaaaaaatatttgattatacacattgaaattttttttataaatatgttaattttctGGAGGAATATAGCTGTTCCTGTGAATCACTATTAACTATGGCAATAAGATAATTTTGTCTTTCAAAACTTTGtcataaaaaatagaactgcacaACACTGCCAGATGcttgatattttcttcaattgcaTTTCACATAACTatgaaatgtttcaaaattacattgaggtttttcttctattattgtTACATTTTATGTTTCTAAGGGTAATGACAttactatatttttgttttaatcatGTGAAAAGTAAATTATGCTAGTATTTCATGCATGATTATAGAAATTAGAGTACTTCTtcatttaatgaataataaggTAGACTCTTTGAATGGGCGAATTGAAAaccttatttttcaaatatctgcCAAACGATTTTGTTTGAGTTTATGTTTTGGGTAATTATAAACATCACAATAATTGATTTCCTGTCACTGCCCACGCCTTCCCATATGAATGCAGGGTATTTTTTTAAGGTAAAATAAGGTTATTGAGGTTACATTCTATGCAACATGAAATTAACCTCATGTCTTATAATCACTGTAATGGCAGTCATGTGTTTggtagatatttgaaaaaataagttcTAAATTCACCCCTGCACAGAGTGTATCTGTTTTCCTattcagattttgaaaaaatgtacataaagtaaaaaccttatttttacttctaaaatatgtaaaatgcatttttaaattatctaaaaatatgcATATCAAGTTTCTCATAATACTACAACATgatagttatattttttaaaatgcatATTGCTTCAAAATAATTGTGAATAGTGAAGTAAggagtaaaaacaaaataaataaatgaaatgaaattataattaattttgatattattactCAAGTCCAATAGAAGTTGAAAATAGATATCTTCATTTATATTGGAAAAaggttaaaaaattaattaaaatatttactttttttgtgCTTCTTATGTacaatttataatcaattcaaagcaatattcattttaagaaatattatagaagaatatttgcaaatgattttgaaatatgGAGCTTAAAGccatttactattttttgatatcatctataatatttataataatggaCTCTGTCAcaaaatttaatcattatttagaaataaatactATATTCTAATTAAAACTAGGTGTGTCAACtggaaatgatgaaaaatcagATAAATGTGATGAGGTAGGGAGAAAATCCGAAGCAGTGAAGAGCAATGATGGTGATGCTGGAAATAAGAAAGATCTGGAACATGAACGACCTGAGTCACCAATTCGTCTTACTTTAGATGATGAAGAAGCTATAAATGAAGTAGAGGTAATtgagatttttgtattttgtcattaatgaaattgttttatttcacaatttcaatAACTATGATTGATGTGAAAATTACTTCCCAATACAGAAAACAACGGGTTTTAATGTATAGAGGAGattttatttgtcaattttttttcccCTTCAGCTATCTGAAGTATGTTTTGTGGTATTAACAGTGGATGAATCGAAAATTTAAGTGAGAATTATGATggattgattttattaaatgcAGTAAACAACAGGCATCTGAATATTTGAGAGAGCAAGTTTATCTATTATTCATGGATTTAGCTTAAGTAGTGTGATCAAGTGGCCTACCAGATCACAATATTTatctccaaattttttttgggataaattaaaacaatgttTAATGTTTATTCACATGGCTACTatagaattacaaatttttatgaatgtgcTAAAAATCAATTAACTTTGAGATAGAATTACAGTTGAATAGGTGAGATATATGATAATAgatttgaatattaattagTTGAAAGAAGTGGATTATTTGAGTCCTAATTACAATAAGATTtggtaaaaattgtttttcatcttctcattatttttaagtTGTTCTCAAGTtcattttggtaattttttgttcagtttttagAATCTACCTCATTTCCAAATTATTCTGGTGGaaacaactatttttttctatttaaattagGTCTAGCTGTTCTgtcacaaataattttttaataattttataataattttaattcaataaatccACCTTGACCCAACCTtccttttattttgttattgatcTATTTCGTTTTTAATAACTAGGATATTCAATGAATGGATTGATAATCCAGTGAAACAGttgagtttattataattttccgTACTGTTGTATTGAAAATTGCAATAGCTGGAATTAAGTCACTTAGAAATTTTACTTTGAAGTCCTACGCTccacaatattcaaattttctatttttgtatttcatcaacattttcaataattttttgacgctTGTGATGCTAATGTAAGAATcctattcaataaaaacatttagaatTTAATGTTTACATCCTCCATCTGTGGATAAGGTTTTTATACATTTaggttttaaaacaaattactcaaatgattcaattaatatgaaatgttttttacaGAGTGAGACATCTGACAGGTCTAAGGAAACTATAGGAAAAGATgaaggtaagttttttttttcattatatcccTTTGTAGTATTGTGGGAATTTGTCAAAAACTAATtgcatatatacatatacaacgGATCTAGAAGATAATGGAAGCAACATTAATGTGAAGAAACTATGTAAAAGAAACCTTGAAGAATGAAGAACAAGAAGCTTTATTTTCTACAGAAAAGAAGAAAGGAATAGTGGATGATACAAATACAACACTTTTTTTATGGACATTATACATGGTTTCCAGAAACGTCCTTGAAGAGATATATTTGTATATGCAATTAGTTTTTTATACTTTGTGTTATAAAGAAATGTGCAAATGCATAAAAAATcgtgtttaaataaaaaagtgcaGTGATCTCGAGGATTTCTtaatcatttaattattatttttcatgtacaAATGAATCCAATTGTCAAGTTGTACTACTGCTAGATATCGGATTGGATGAATAattgaaagtttattattaaatatgacATCGAATTTCATTTCTTCCTGTAGATAAGAAGAATGATGACGATAGTTCGCAGCCAACTGAACAGGGAGAGAAAAATGCTGTAGCCAATGGAGAAACAAAAGATGGAGAAAAAAGCGGATCGGCAGAAAATAGGTTGGTTTTTCAACACTTcaaaagatctcatcaaatgcTGCCTACTAACTTACGAATAGATAAATTCGTAATGATTTAATCAGTTTTCTAAAGTAACAAAACATAGACATGATTTCCAAGTCCAGACGTCGCTCCTCCTCCAGTTTCCGTAACAGAAAATTTAGGACATGGAGAAAGAAAATTGATGCTGTGATGCAGTTGAATCTGCTTCGCTTTAGGAAGAAATGATGAAGATAAGTTATGGAAGATATAAGAATGAAGTAAAATGTATGAATCTGTTTTCTGTGATTATTTTGGAATTGTAAACTAAATCagtaagaaataaatattatttccaagATACATTATAAAAGGCAGCATAATGATGAGTCTTTAATATATAACCAAAAATGATATAGAGCATAATTCAAGTCTCTTGGTAAGGCAACAAAGGTAAAACATAAGAAGTTCTTCATGGAAATCTCATGGAaggttgttttataaatattacatttactGATTTTTAAGTTGATCATAGTTAgagtcatttttattatttggatgGATGCAAATATGATTAGAGTATTGTACACTGAAACTTCATGATTATTGAACGCCAAATTCATAATATCTTTTGAGTTACATCTACAATTTTGAACATGAgctgaatttttgttttgttgatatatttatagaaaagagCTACTGACTTGAAAGAagtatctaaaatatttttattgtattggaACAAAATACTTCACTTTCTGCACAAGTTGAGTTAAACATTTGTAAAACTACCTGATgctgttaatttatttttaatccaaGACAGATACAGACAATTGTTATTTACTTATTCATTTTATActtactaaaataaatttgtgaataaaatcttAAATTTCATACATACAATTACATCTTTATTGGTGGCAGCCAACAGTTTGGATTTAGTGttggaaattatttgttttgtcaAGTTTCTACCTCTTGCTTTCTTGACCATTAAGAAATAACAGCTTAAGAggatattaatatttcttagttatcagttcagaaaaaaaaaacattttactgGCTTTTATGTTTTATATAGACATTATCTGTTTAGATCATTTTTAAATGTCTATTGAAAATTCTTAAATTTCTAATTCTCACAGATTGTTTTGTATGGATTGTAAAAATTAAGccttttttgaacatttatggTTTTATTGGATATTATATgcatatctaaaaataaaacttttttactttcaatgtttcaaaatggaaaaaatagcAATTATTTCTTGGTTGAgttaataatatgaattattggTTAGAGTTATCCTTTTATCTATTTGCATTAAGATTTTAAGTATTTAATCactattaacttttttttgaaagataaagTATCAAATTCAAGAGTTAAAACATCAACATACATagaatgtgaaattttgaatttgtatctgcatataattataattattttggaattgaaTAGACTGTTTAGAAGTTAAATATGCTAAACTGTTAAACCGACAGGGCGCATAAGCTTAGAGCTAAGTTGATAAACCATAATTAGATTGTTGTCTTCAACCAAAAAGGATTTATTCCATGATCAGTTAGTTCCATGCTATTTTTGCTTTGAATCGAGAAATTGtttattgtcaataattttaatatactacaattataaaattgagcgatatttatataattagaaaatgaaaaacccAATAAGAGATGTAAATCATTTTGAGCTTCCTAATTCTCTCCATACATTTCATactgatatgatttttttggtaatacTTGACGGGATATTATAATTTACTCCTCCGTTTTAAAgctataatttgaaatatctttgattttgaaaggataagtgatttttttcaaaacaatatcaTAATCAACTCGACTTCAagtaaactataaaaatttgaatatgaagcaaaccattttttcatgaataaatgcTATTTTCTTgtgtttccataattatttatcattttttccatccACTTTCACATAAGTCTCTATTGCATAATTTTGTTTCGTATCACTTTTAAACAACAATACCAGTTTCTTATACAGAATTTTGCGTCAGTGGATTTGAAGTTTTCTCTCTTAAAATATGGTATAATGTGTTTATGGGTTATCAAATACGAAcattaaaagaagaaacttGAGATTCGCTGAACATTTTGTGGCAATTGAATGTTAGAAATGACTGTATTGGTGACAAGAAACAAATAATGGATATTTAATTCacattttaccaaaattttgaggttttgaGTACAAAGTGTACAACTATGCTGAATAAATTTAACTGAAAGCTTAGTAAAAATATTCTTAGTCAATATGTTACATAACCAATATACCAATATATAGAACATCCTGCAATGTCAATGCtacaaattaaaagaagaaagggaaatacttttagtaaaaatatgaagAGAGCGAACAAAGAAGTTATTCCATCAATTTATCAGTTGGCACattaaaactgtattttttggGAGAACAGGGTACGATATTGTCTCTAATTATCTCTAATATTCTTTTGGTTcagttaataatattttaattttacatttctAGCAAAACGTCTGAAAAATTGCAGAAGAAAGTAGGTATTAAATCTAATCCAAATGTTGTTTGGATAAGTAACGTAGCTCAAAATACTAGAGCTAGTGAATTAAAAGCTGCTTTATCAGCCTGTGGAAAAGTGACTGGGGCAAAAGTCGTCGTGAATGCAAGGTTTCCTGGCTCCTGTTGTTTTGGTTATGTGACTATGAGCTCTGTAGAAGATGTCGAGAATGTTATAGCCAAGCTCAATAATACTGAACTGAAAGGACagataatcaaaattgaaaaggTATAtcgaataatatatatatatatatatatatatatatatatatatatatatttatttatttatttatttatttattttttcatattttcagtttGATCTGGTTCGAGCGGAACAAATGAAGCAAATGAAGGCAGAGCAAACGAGAGAATCAAGATCCCGAAAAAGATCCAGGTCCAAATCCAAAGCagatggtaaagagaaaaaagaagaaaagaaaaaagataacgAAAACAAAGAAGGTACTGGGGAAGGTAAACCAGAGGGAAAAGAAAAGGGTAGAAGTAGAAATACATCTTCTACAAGACCAGATAGTGATAGAATGGTTAGTTTTCCCTCAATTCTTATGAACGTTGACattattctagatttttttctttttcattttgttgGGTTACGCTACTAGAACAAATTTACTTTCCAGAGATCTAAAGATAGAAGAAAGTCATCTAAAGAAAAAGATAGGCGTCCAGCCCATTCTGGTTCTAAAGGTCGCCATGAACGTGATGTACTAACTTTTGACAAAATTCGTGTaagttgattaaatttttttatgaacttgCAACTAAACAGcagtttttttgtctttttcttgACAAAAGTGGGAAATTCAGATTTAAATGTTGATGATAATGAATAATGTTAAAGGAtctattgaattgaataataaaatacgCTTTCTATGAATTTGGaaatgctttttatttttaagcagGAAATAATATATCACTATAATAGTATGGAGTTTTATAAATcatatcgaaaatatttgtaGGAAGAACGTGAAAGACAAAGACTCCGTGAGAAGGAAAGACAGTTACGAGAAGAACTCCGGCGCCGTCAAGAAGAAGCTTCACGTCAAAGAGAAATTGAAAGACGTCAACACATGGAAGCTCGTAGATTGGAAAGGGAGAAGGAAAAACTAAGAATGGAACGAGAAAAGATTGAACGTGAAAAGGTAGAATTGGTGAGAATGGAACGTGAAAGACAACGATTAGAAAGAGAAAAACTTGCTATTGAAAAACTTGAGCTTGAAAGAACTTTAATCAGATTAGATGAAGAAAGAAGAGCTGTCAAGAGACCAGCTCCATACCGCAGGGATGACTTTGATGacagaaaaagatctgcttcaGACAGACATTACAATGAAGCCCCTCCTCCACCAAGGTTTGtgtattttttgacatttggaTTATTAAAAGTGTACAAAATGATCAAAACACTTGATTATTTCTAACAAGATGGTGTAATATGTGGTCATATCTATACCCAGTATTTGTGATactaaaaatattctaataattttattgtactCTTTAGTTGGAGGATTTTCCTATTCCTTATATAGTATTCCTGTTGAGATATTATGGTTTAACAAAGTAAACtgtattattttgttgaattatataATACTGATTTTATTATGTAGTTAATTGGCAGATTGAAATTGTAAGTACATAGATTTTGTGATTTTGTCCCAAGATTATTTTCAGAAAGTTTTGAGTTAGTGTGGGACTTAAGGACATTTTCATAAGATGTATGAATTTAGCAACATTTTAATCAACATGTGGAAATAGGTCCTTGAAAACTAAGAACATACTTTGAAATTCAAGAATGTTAACCAATATTATACGTGTTATTATTGTACTACCCCTGTACCACTTCATATGGAAATTCACTTCCCAAGCCCTTTTATTTCTTGCAatctaattgattttttgtgGATTTTGATTAACGATTAACTGGAAATATTTCAGATTGTTGATTTTTTCCCACCTATTATTGAAATAAGATTTCAACAGCAGCACTTAAGTTAAAAGTgcaaaaaccatttttcaatattttaggttccttattttataattaaatatatttataaatgaaattccTTCGTGCTTACAACTAATGCTAGTTGGCCAATATCATTTGacccattttttttgttttccataaaaaaactttcatgtCCACCTCTTCAGGTCGTTTTCTGCTTCTATTAAGGAACAGTTGTTAAACCCGTCGAAGAGTCCTTTGGCAGAGCAACTGTAGGGACTTATGGATTGATTGTGATCGAAGCAATGCTTTTTTGTTTGGGAAAGTTCACTTGTATTAAAAAGTTGCCATTTAGTGAACTTTACCAATATTGTCACACTTTTGAAATCACACTGTAATAACTTATTCTACGATGtatcaatatttaaacaatattggtttttaaaaagtataaaacagAGAGACTCCAGTCCAAAGAAATTTGTCAACTCCCCTAAAGGTCGCCCACCATATGACACAAAACGTGATTTATCTTATCCCGAAAAACGAGGAAGAGATTATGACATGAGCCGTGCCGCTCCAATCGGTAGACCAAACAGTGGGCCAAGTCAAGGTGGCAGACCTTATGATGGTAGAGATGCTAGGTCGGATATAAGAGGAAGAGAACTGCCATCTAGACCTAAAGATGTCCGGTACGATGACCGTGAAAGAGGAGGTCGGGACCGAAGTCCACATTTCAGACAAGAAAGAAGGCCTATGGGAGACGGTAAACTGGATATACAAATGCCCTCAAGAGGTAAAATATTAACTCCTAAAATACACGTTCATTTGTAAGATGTTGCTTTTATTTTAGACGCTGGCCCCAGAAGTTTCGACAATAGAAGTGGCGGAGCTGCCGGTCCATGGCAAAATCAAATTCCAAAACCATTTGGAACTACTAATTcaccaaaattttttgaaaaagaaccATGGAGACCCAATCCCGGTCAAGACCGGTAAGTCGAATTACATTTGATCAGTTTACCGTCGGAAAGTTTTTACCACATAGGAAATATGTATATGaagataattaatttgaaattaaatacagAACATATTTATGAACTGAAgactttttctttataaatagattttagATCTATTAGTGAAAACCAAGATTTTCACACATCACAATTACCAAAAAGATGGGCTATTTTCAAtggaatataaataaagtaTCCGGAACATTCTTGTGAATGAATACTACTTTGTAAACAATGGTACCGGCGGCCAAAGCGAGCAAATTTTTCcttctttatttttatgttatgaatgtgattcacaaataaataaatttgaacttGGGGATTTATGAAGTTCTCAAACCATTTGAAGTCTTGTTATTTGagtttcatcttttttttgtcattcatactcttaatatataattatatatatgacTGAGATTGTTTCtatgaaaattccaaaaaattgttattcaatgatatgtttgtttgttgatacaaataatattttgcatATGCTAGTATGTTACATTTCATTGAGTACATGTATTTAGCTTACTTGtgtaataaaatatcttcaagGTTTTATATTGTTGtctgtattaataatttttgcagAATCAGACaggaattaaatatttgaataaactataactccatttttgaacaatatgatcaaaaatcgtttaaaaatgttaattgtGACATGCATATAGGAAGTTAGGAACAAGGAAAACTACCTACTAGCAAGCCTATCAGTAGAACATATACTGTATTCATGGAGTAGTACATATACTAGATTTGCAAAGTAATGctttcaaatttgttgataaaagaaattttattctctcatacatttgttttttgttaaaagtgaAGATAAATTTACCCAGCATGATGGAAGTTTTAAGAatctataaatatatcattGTTTATTGGTAAAgaatacatataataataaatatttagttttaagtATGTATTtgcatttctatatttttaatgaaggaTTTTTTTCCTATTAGATAAAGATATTTTACCCAATCCTTCTGATTCACTTTCTtgcattttatttcatttcaaaaatggtgagaaaaaaaattgtttcatctTATAAATCACAATTTTGTAGATGTACCAAATGCGACATTAACAAACATATTGTTTGTACAAACAACAATCAACCAAAgcaaaagtaataataaattgctTCTTAATTCAGATTAATGAATTAAGCTACTCAACTGGGAATGAACAATTGCATCCTGAGGTATTTAATTCCGTAATGTTTGTACGGCAGTTATCTGGTTGTGAACGTACTTTCTACTGGTCATATACACAATATGATCTGCAGGCTGCAGATCTATCGATCAAGTGGACGAAGAAGATTAATCTAGAATTTTTTGAGTACTATTTCAATGTAATCACTACCATATAGTAACA is from Diorhabda carinulata isolate Delta chromosome 1, icDioCari1.1, whole genome shotgun sequence and encodes:
- the LOC130896270 gene encoding SAFB-like transcription modulator isoform X2 — encoded protein: MSDNDSKKLSGLRVIDLKIELEKRGLDKNGTKQVLVERLSKAISDEGFDPETYVFDDSEKKKDSTRVSTGNDEKSDKCDEVGRKSEAVKSNDGDAGNKKDLEHERPESPIRLTLDDEEAINEVESETSDRSKETIGKDEDKKNDDDSSQPTEQGEKNAVANGETKDGEKSGSAENSKTSEKLQKKVGIKSNPNVVWISNVAQNTRASELKAALSACGKVTGAKVVVNARFPGSCCFGYVTMSSVEDVENVIAKLNNTELKGQIIKIEKFDLVRAEQMKQMKAEQTRESRSRKRSRSKSKADGKEKKEEKKKDNENKEGTGEGKPEGKEKGRSRNTSSTRPDSDRMRSKDRRKSSKEKDRRPAHSGSKGRHERDVLTFDKIREERERQRLREKERQLREELRRRQEEASRQREIERRQHMEARRLEREKEKLRMEREKIEREKVELVRMERERQRLEREKLAIEKLELERTLIRLDEERRAVKRPAPYRRDDFDDRKRSASDRHYNEAPPPPSIKQRDSSPKKFVNSPKGRPPYDTKRDLSYPEKRGRDYDMSRAAPIGRPNSGPSQGGRPYDGRDARSDIRGRELPSRPKDVRYDDRERGGRDRSPHFRQERRPMGDGKLDIQMPSRDAGPRSFDNRSGGAAGPWQNQIPKPFGTTNSPKFFEKEPWRPNPGQDRRSNFINRPFPPVTSLKWKNPNLM
- the LOC130896270 gene encoding SAFB-like transcription modulator isoform X1 — protein: MSDNDSKKLSGLRVIDLKIELEKRGLDKNGTKQVLVERLSKAISDEGFDPETYVFDDSEKKKDSTRVSTGNDEKSDKCDEVGRKSEAVKSNDGDAGNKKDLEHERPESPIRLTLDDEEAINEVESETSDRSKETIGKDEDKKNDDDSSQPTEQGEKNAVANGETKDGEKSGSAENSKTSEKLQKKVGIKSNPNVVWISNVAQNTRASELKAALSACGKVTGAKVVVNARFPGSCCFGYVTMSSVEDVENVIAKLNNTELKGQIIKIEKFDLVRAEQMKQMKAEQTRESRSRKRSRSKSKADGKEKKEEKKKDNENKEGTGEGKPEGKEKGRSRNTSSTRPDSDRMRSKDRRKSSKEKDRRPAHSGSKGRHERDVLTFDKIREERERQRLREKERQLREELRRRQEEASRQREIERRQHMEARRLEREKEKLRMEREKIEREKVELVRMERERQRLEREKLAIEKLELERTLIRLDEERRAVKRPAPYRRDDFDDRKRSASDRHYNEAPPPPSIKQRDSSPKKFVNSPKGRPPYDTKRDLSYPEKRGRDYDMSRAAPIGRPNSGPSQGGRPYDGRDARSDIRGRELPSRPKDVRYDDRERGGRDRSPHFRQERRPMGDGKLDIQMPSRDAGPRSFDNRSGGAAGPWQNQIPKPFGTTNSPKFFEKEPWRPNPGQDRWQQPGRPFSGNSNLGPACPPPPGLNNYPEPRFNSNMRKY